Proteins co-encoded in one Natrarchaeobius halalkaliphilus genomic window:
- a CDS encoding TIGR01548 family HAD-type hydrolase: MNADAVVLDVDGVLVDVADSYRRAILESIERVYDRTIRKEDIQQFKNAGGFNNDWLLTDAAALYVIATSEGYDESIDEYTDRIAAEGGGVAAAEAVVRDAIGARANQRVHDRWDREHLRDVFQQLYLGTDLYRTIEGGEPELQTRGFIHDEPVLLEESTRERLTERYDVGILTGRPENEAGIALEQVGLEATLPLDHRFTMDDWEEGKPHPKALTTLAERFDAHTVVFVGDTLDDVRTAANADEADPDRTYHGVGVLTGGLTGVDGRRTFDEDGASMVLESINELPGVLE; encoded by the coding sequence ATGAACGCTGATGCCGTTGTGCTCGACGTGGACGGCGTACTCGTCGACGTCGCGGACTCCTACCGGCGGGCGATCCTCGAGTCGATCGAGCGCGTCTACGACCGAACGATCCGCAAAGAAGACATCCAACAGTTCAAGAACGCGGGCGGGTTCAACAACGACTGGCTGCTGACCGACGCGGCCGCGCTCTACGTTATCGCGACCAGCGAAGGCTACGACGAGTCGATCGACGAGTACACCGATCGAATCGCCGCGGAAGGCGGGGGAGTCGCCGCGGCCGAGGCCGTCGTTCGCGACGCGATCGGTGCCCGCGCGAACCAGCGCGTCCACGATCGATGGGATCGCGAGCACCTTCGAGACGTCTTCCAACAGCTGTATCTCGGGACCGATCTGTACCGCACCATCGAAGGCGGCGAGCCCGAACTCCAGACGCGCGGATTTATCCACGACGAGCCGGTCTTGCTCGAAGAATCGACCCGGGAACGTCTCACAGAACGCTACGACGTCGGAATTCTGACCGGCCGTCCCGAGAACGAGGCAGGGATCGCCCTCGAACAGGTGGGTCTCGAGGCGACCCTTCCGCTCGACCACCGGTTTACGATGGACGACTGGGAGGAAGGAAAGCCACACCCGAAGGCGTTGACGACGCTCGCAGAACGCTTCGACGCCCACACCGTCGTCTTCGTCGGGGACACCCTGGACGACGTGCGGACGGCGGCCAATGCGGACGAAGCGGATCCGGACCGAACGTATCACGGCGTCGGCGTCCTGACCGGCGGGCTTACCGGTGTCGACGGCCGACGAACGTTCGACGAGGACGGCGCGTCGATGGTTCTCGAGTCGATCAACGAGCTACCCGGCGTCCTCGAGTGA
- a CDS encoding HAD family hydrolase: MGTNYDAVVFDNDGVLTTPTDRDVLLAAIASAFDDVGVADPPREHVETLLGPTLSELRRIAAGHEVDPATLWTARERAAVEAQLEEILTGRKRRYDDVEAVDSIDVPTAIVSNNQHRTIANILEHCELDGFEVWYGREPTLEGIERKKPAPYYLERAIDDLGATDPLYVGDSPVDVVASEAAGVDVAFVRRDHRLAADPPTEPQHDIDSLTALPELL, translated from the coding sequence ATGGGAACGAACTACGACGCGGTCGTCTTCGACAACGACGGCGTGTTGACGACGCCGACCGACCGGGACGTGCTGCTCGCAGCGATCGCGAGCGCCTTCGATGACGTCGGCGTGGCGGATCCACCACGGGAGCACGTCGAAACACTTCTGGGACCGACCCTCTCCGAACTCCGGCGGATCGCCGCCGGCCACGAGGTCGATCCGGCGACCCTCTGGACGGCACGCGAACGAGCGGCGGTCGAGGCCCAGCTCGAGGAGATCCTCACCGGACGAAAACGGCGATACGACGACGTCGAAGCCGTCGACTCCATCGACGTCCCGACGGCGATCGTGAGCAACAACCAACACCGGACGATCGCTAATATCCTCGAACACTGTGAACTCGACGGGTTCGAAGTCTGGTACGGCCGGGAGCCAACCCTCGAAGGAATCGAACGAAAGAAGCCGGCTCCGTACTACCTCGAGCGAGCGATCGACGACCTGGGCGCGACGGACCCCCTCTACGTCGGTGATAGCCCCGTCGACGTGGTGGCATCCGAGGCGGCCGGGGTCGACGTCGCGTTCGTCCGACGCGACCACCGCCTCGCAGCCGATCCGCCGACGGAACCACAACACGACATCGACTCCCTGACCGCGCTTCCGGAACTGCTTTGA
- a CDS encoding NAD-dependent epimerase/dehydratase family protein, producing MTDIAITGASGSVGREAIEALSSDDHDLTLFSHSETDDLETTPIEIAERDAVLEALEGQDVVIHLAANPDPRAKWDAVSGPNVEGLYNVYASALENDLERVVFASSNHAVNMGNTSSPVRPESTVGTPAVVRPADPPDPDTYYGVTKVFGEAMGSYYAKRHGLDVVNLRIGWLLSRKELRSECTERDGAGERYARAMWLSPEDCRRVIEAAATHTLERSPLTAHAISDNAERFLSLAETMLELDYRPRDDSQAVLDD from the coding sequence ATGACCGACATCGCGATCACCGGTGCATCCGGATCCGTCGGACGGGAAGCCATCGAGGCGCTATCATCGGACGATCACGATCTGACGCTCTTTTCTCACAGCGAGACGGACGACCTCGAGACGACGCCGATCGAGATCGCAGAGCGCGACGCCGTTCTCGAGGCACTCGAGGGTCAGGATGTCGTCATACATCTGGCTGCCAACCCCGATCCCCGCGCGAAGTGGGACGCGGTGTCAGGACCGAACGTCGAAGGTCTCTACAACGTCTACGCGAGCGCCCTGGAAAACGACCTCGAGCGGGTGGTCTTTGCGAGTTCGAACCACGCGGTCAACATGGGGAACACTTCCTCGCCGGTCCGACCGGAGTCGACGGTGGGGACGCCGGCGGTCGTCCGACCGGCCGATCCGCCGGATCCGGACACCTACTACGGCGTTACCAAGGTCTTCGGGGAAGCGATGGGGTCGTACTACGCGAAGCGACACGGACTGGACGTGGTCAACCTGCGGATCGGCTGGTTACTCAGCCGAAAAGAGCTGAGATCCGAGTGTACAGAACGCGACGGTGCCGGCGAACGGTACGCCCGGGCGATGTGGCTCAGTCCCGAGGACTGCCGGCGGGTTATCGAAGCCGCGGCGACCCACACCCTCGAGAGATCACCCCTGACCGCCCACGCCATCTCCGATAACGCAGAGAGGTTTCTCTCGCTCGCAGAAACGATGCTCGAACTAGACTACCGTCCGAGAGACGACTCACAGGCCGTTCTCGACGATTGA
- a CDS encoding DUF6735 family protein — MGHRALVAYRRADRLFDLRYSHWGGQNLSLAAEISAESPLANGAIGADVLGDSIARERILPDFLDPCVHEMLYFVVPDREYAVTAYRVCWLEWGDGRDQGRGAIVETAVDDDRDVRTWFLATKTTLADVVEMGALSRRAAQAYLESRICENDGIVYTYGDPLETDSEYTPRPDSWLEDDSQRCGRNDENR, encoded by the coding sequence GTGGGGCATAGAGCGCTCGTGGCCTACCGCCGCGCCGACCGACTCTTCGATCTTCGGTACAGCCACTGGGGCGGTCAGAATCTATCGCTTGCCGCGGAGATCAGTGCCGAATCACCGCTCGCGAACGGTGCGATCGGAGCCGACGTCCTGGGCGATTCGATCGCTCGCGAACGGATCCTCCCGGATTTTCTCGACCCGTGCGTCCACGAAATGCTTTATTTCGTCGTTCCGGACCGCGAGTACGCCGTGACCGCCTACCGGGTCTGCTGGCTCGAGTGGGGCGACGGTCGCGACCAGGGCCGCGGTGCGATCGTCGAGACTGCCGTCGATGACGACCGCGACGTCAGGACCTGGTTTCTAGCGACCAAGACGACGCTCGCTGACGTCGTCGAAATGGGGGCGCTTTCCCGTCGGGCCGCTCAGGCGTACCTCGAGTCCCGGATCTGTGAGAACGACGGGATCGTATACACCTACGGCGACCCCCTCGAGACCGATTCGGAGTACACGCCGAGGCCGGACTCATGGCTCGAGGACGATAGTCAGCGGTGCGGGAGAAACGACGAGAACCGGTGA
- a CDS encoding FAD-dependent oxidoreductase → MSEFRCPDDLPGESTSPWLASTRETGETRDGPCGDGDGRSEDNCDGPPSRGPLEGDRSVDVAIVGAGIAGLSTAIELRERGLTVAVLERDRVATGVTGKSTAKLTSQHGLIYDHLRREFGRRTASRYAAVQEAAIDTVEERIEALEIDCGFERQPSYLYGNERDEMEREADAATGAGLSATSVTSVPPFERAQAGVRFDEQAWFHPRKYLLGITAELRADEGAAVLENTRVTDLEPGSPCRVRLDRAALTARRVVLATGFPILDRAGYFARMHPRRSYVLGLRMDGRPPDGMYYRPGDNYRSVRTHRDDDGELLLVGGENHKTGQGGSTEERYRRLLRWARERFPITSVDYRWSTQDYQTADRVPLIGRAGPGTENVFVATGFRGWGMTNGVAAGRLLAELIDGERPAAAGLFDPLRLTPTASLASTVTENADAASEFATEWLRTMLSPDLSTLETGEGRVFRHRGTPVACARDDDGTLYATSAVCPHMYCLVEWNDAECSWDCPCHGSRFDPDGELLEGPATENLSPREPPDV, encoded by the coding sequence ATGTCCGAATTTCGTTGCCCCGATGATCTCCCCGGTGAGTCGACTTCACCCTGGCTGGCGAGCACGCGCGAGACCGGCGAGACGAGAGACGGTCCCTGTGGAGACGGTGACGGTCGATCGGAGGACAACTGTGACGGGCCGCCGTCTCGCGGTCCGCTCGAGGGAGATCGGTCAGTCGATGTCGCGATCGTCGGCGCGGGAATCGCCGGGCTCTCGACGGCGATCGAGTTACGCGAGCGCGGACTGACGGTCGCGGTTCTCGAGCGCGATCGCGTCGCGACTGGCGTCACCGGGAAGTCGACGGCGAAACTCACCAGTCAGCACGGGCTCATCTACGATCACCTCCGCCGGGAGTTCGGGAGACGTACAGCAAGCCGGTACGCGGCCGTCCAGGAGGCGGCGATCGACACCGTCGAGGAACGGATCGAGGCGCTGGAGATCGATTGTGGATTCGAACGACAGCCCTCGTATCTCTACGGTAACGAACGCGACGAGATGGAACGCGAGGCCGACGCTGCGACAGGGGCGGGGCTGTCCGCGACGTCGGTTACCTCGGTGCCGCCGTTCGAGCGCGCCCAGGCGGGCGTCCGGTTCGACGAGCAGGCCTGGTTCCACCCGCGGAAATACCTCCTCGGAATCACGGCCGAGCTTCGCGCCGACGAGGGTGCAGCAGTCCTCGAGAACACCCGCGTTACGGATCTCGAGCCCGGCTCGCCCTGTCGCGTTCGCCTCGACCGAGCGGCCCTCACGGCGCGGCGGGTCGTTCTCGCGACCGGCTTTCCGATCCTCGATCGGGCGGGCTACTTCGCGCGGATGCATCCCAGGCGCTCGTACGTCCTCGGCCTCCGGATGGACGGGCGACCTCCCGATGGGATGTATTACCGCCCGGGAGACAACTACCGATCGGTGCGCACGCACCGCGATGACGACGGTGAACTGTTGCTCGTCGGCGGAGAGAACCACAAGACGGGACAGGGGGGATCGACCGAAGAGCGCTACCGGCGGCTGCTTCGCTGGGCGCGCGAGCGGTTTCCGATCACGTCGGTCGACTACCGATGGTCGACGCAGGACTACCAGACGGCGGACAGGGTTCCGCTCATCGGTCGGGCCGGGCCGGGAACCGAGAACGTGTTCGTCGCGACCGGCTTTCGCGGCTGGGGAATGACCAACGGCGTCGCCGCCGGCCGTCTGCTTGCCGAGTTGATCGATGGAGAACGGCCGGCTGCGGCCGGTCTGTTCGATCCGCTACGACTGACGCCGACGGCGTCGCTCGCCTCGACGGTCACGGAAAACGCCGACGCCGCGAGCGAGTTCGCGACCGAGTGGCTTCGGACGATGCTCTCTCCGGATCTCTCGACGCTCGAGACGGGCGAGGGCCGCGTGTTCCGACACCGTGGAACGCCGGTCGCCTGCGCGCGGGACGATGACGGAACGCTCTACGCGACGTCCGCCGTCTGTCCGCACATGTACTGTCTGGTCGAGTGGAACGACGCCGAGTGTAGCTGGGACTGTCCCTGTCACGGCTCGCGGTTCGACCCGGATGGCGAACTTCTCGAGGGACCGGCGACCGAGAATCTTTCGCCTCGAGAGCCGCCAGACGTGTGA
- a CDS encoding glycerophosphodiester phosphodiesterase yields MDTPAVIAHRGYAGVAPENTIGAAVRAAERSETSMIEIDVQPAECGTPVVIHDERLEGARDGRPLTDATGLVRDASRSKLAETRVLGTRESVPTLASLLEAVPATVGLNVELKNPGTASLRFSESLPQDERDGRRECWRPFVERVVSDCHGFGGEVLFSSFCEGAIAAVRDVDPKYAVAPLIWDDLEAGLEIARRYDCEAIHPPRNAITGSALATTKYAGFPPDEPAIDVLEIAHDEGRAVNVWTIETWHGFADLAAAGVDGIIADYPGLGTFSRDDRDS; encoded by the coding sequence ATGGACACCCCTGCCGTCATCGCTCATCGCGGCTACGCCGGCGTGGCACCGGAGAACACGATCGGTGCTGCCGTCCGTGCGGCCGAGCGGTCCGAGACGTCGATGATCGAGATCGACGTCCAGCCGGCCGAGTGCGGGACGCCGGTCGTCATCCACGACGAGCGCCTCGAGGGGGCGCGGGACGGGCGGCCGTTGACGGACGCGACAGGGCTCGTTCGGGACGCGTCGCGTTCGAAACTCGCGGAGACGCGAGTACTCGGAACGCGAGAGTCGGTGCCGACGCTCGCGTCGCTTCTCGAGGCGGTTCCGGCGACGGTCGGCCTCAACGTCGAACTGAAGAACCCGGGAACGGCTTCGCTTCGCTTTTCCGAGTCGCTCCCTCAGGACGAGCGAGACGGGAGACGCGAGTGCTGGCGACCGTTCGTCGAGCGGGTCGTCTCCGACTGCCACGGCTTCGGCGGCGAGGTTCTCTTCTCGTCGTTCTGTGAAGGTGCGATCGCGGCCGTTCGAGACGTCGATCCAAAGTACGCCGTTGCGCCGCTCATCTGGGACGATCTCGAGGCCGGTCTCGAGATCGCTCGACGCTACGACTGCGAGGCGATTCATCCGCCCCGAAACGCGATCACTGGATCGGCCCTGGCGACCACGAAGTACGCCGGTTTTCCGCCGGACGAGCCGGCAATCGACGTTCTCGAGATCGCCCACGACGAAGGGCGGGCGGTCAACGTCTGGACGATCGAAACCTGGCACGGGTTCGCCGACCTCGCGGCCGCCGGCGTCGACGGCATCATCGCGGACTATCCCGGTCTCGGGACGTTCTCGCGGGATGATCGTGATTCCTGA